The following DNA comes from Rosa rugosa chromosome 5, drRosRugo1.1, whole genome shotgun sequence.
TTGTATTGATACTAAGCAAGCCACATGGATATGAGTGTGGGTTTGGTTTTCTGCATAGACCTTAACCAGGTAAGCATTTGGACCTTGTCCAATGTCCACAATGCTAGTTGGCCTGCCTTGATTAGGCCTCAATTATTAAACCATATTATTTGCTTTCCTAGCTGTTCAACCACGTCCatatgaaaccctaaatttaTTGGTTTTTATGACCAATTCCTTTATCAATATCAAATTACATTAGATGAGTTTGGTAATGTGCTACTAGCTTGGCTTCTAATCATGTTTATCTTCTAATCTAACAAATGATGAGTGGCaccttcttctttcctttaaaacGGGAAAGGTAAAGTGCAAACTAAAGGTATATCAAGTTATCCACTTCACACCAAGAACAAGAAACGAATATGAAGTATGGGATATAAGGAGAGTGTTGACAATTTTACTAAAGTAGAACCGAAATTTATTGGACACTTAGGAAGAATTAGCCAATTAAGGAATGAAAAAAGCTCATTTTACTTTTTTAAAGTTTGAAATCCCAATTTGGTTTCAACACTTTAGTTCTCAACACCAAGAGATAATCATTGAGCGTAAGAGTTTATTTGCGTCTAGTTAATGCTTACATTCATCGAAAGGTTACATTTTCATTTAAtcgataaaaaagaaaaagaaattcaaactTACATCAAATGTTGGAAAAAGGGAATTCAACAAGTTTAAAAGCtaattgatttatttatttttactgaTACATATAAAATTCTCGTCTTTCAATGTTTTGTTAGCATGCTCAAAATATTGACTACATTTTCAACAAAATTAGTCAGCAAAAGTAATTCAAAGagttaaaaaaaagaagaacccaaaaacgtaaaacaaaACCACCATTCAAACTAATTCATCACTAGATGACTGGAGTTGAATTCCATTCACCCTCTTTTAACTCTGGCGAACAGTTGCCTTGTCTTCGAAGTAAATATTTGATTATCTTAAATTTCAATTACACCAAACACTTACTTTTTCCCAAATTCATAGGATTACTTTCCGTAAAAACCAAATCAACCCGTTATTATCCAAAAAAGAGTGTGAATATTTTGAAAGGTTTTTTGAGAGTCTAAACCTTGTTCAAAGAAGTGACTAGTGCTAATAGGAAATGTAACCAATTCTTAATTAAACCGAGTCAGTGAGTCACAGTCCGCGTGGTGTGACACCGCACCTTCTTCATCTCTTTTCGCTTAAAACCCATAAAAGCCTTAAATACTAATAACAATAACAGACAAATCTGAAAGTCCAAATCCAAATTCCAAATTCTATACAATATGAATTCGAATTCGAATTCGAATTCGTCCACCTTCTTCTCCGTCTCTCCTTCGTCTTCTCCTTCCTACTCTCGACTGTAGAGATTTGGCGGATAGTGTGATAACAGCACCAGCTCACCTGTAAATTGTCTCTGTTTCACTCACTCCACGCGCTTTTCCGTCATCGCAATCCACTCCACCGCCTTCTGATCACAACCAAAACCACTCCACAGCTCTCGATCGTTCATTCCATCACAGACTCTCGCTCAATTGCTAAGGAAATTTACATGTAAGTCTCTCTCTGCTTTAATTTTTTATGCACATTTGCTTAAacatacaaaaagaaaaagttgtgtGTGCGTGGAAATCTGTGTGCATGTGCTGCAGCTCATTGTGGTTTGATTTAGGTTAGGCGTGGTTTGGTTGCCTAGAAATTGAAgtaaaatatataagaaaataaaatggaagtaaaatatacaagaaaatgaaaatgcagGTAGCTTTAGTGGTTTCGTACAGAATTGATATTGCAAAATCTCGAGTCAATTCAGCCGAATTGCTCAGTTAGGCTTTATCTGAGCTAGGATTATGTGCCGTCCGAGCTGGTTTTATTGGTAACGACGTTTTGAAATTGTCCGGTTAGTGAGTTTCGTTCAAATTAGGTGGCTTCTGAGTCGTTTTCTGCAGCGAGTTTCGGCTCGTTTGAAATGCCAGTGAGATTGATTTCCGAGTTCTTTTCATCATTTTTCGGATGCTAGTCTCGCTCTTTTTGATGGCAAATAACCATTAGATATTTAGAATGCTTTTAGGAATGTTTTATGTTCCAGATTGTTTTTGGAATTAGTATTTACTAGCGTTCTTAGGTAGCTTAGAAGTATTACGAATCATCTTTTCCTAGCTGTTTTAGTATTATTCTAGCCATTGTTGTCTGAGAAAAAGGCAGACTTGATTGATAAAGATTATAAGCTTCCTAAAACTCCCTGTTCTCAATTCTCTCCTTTCTCCCTGTTCTCTTCTTAATTCTCTCCTTTCTCCCTATTCTCTTCTCAATCCTCCACCTgttattctttcttttctacaTCCTAATTCACTGATCACCAACTCCTACATCACTTTTATTTTCGGTAGGATTAGTGCATAAGTTTGTATAATTGCCGTTTTATTACGTTGGATGGTATAGTTGCTAAGCAGTGTCTTTTTTCCCTGGTTAGTCAAAAATGCCGGAGATTCAGTTGCGTTCTCACACCGTAAGGTCTCATGGAGTTCAAGTGGCGAGGTTTCATATGCATGATTGGCTGATTCTGGTTGTTCTTGCGGCCATAGATCTTGGTCTGAACTTGATAGAGCCTTTTCACCGCTTTGTTGGAGAGGATATGATGACAGACCTGAAATACCCATTGAAAGGCAATACAGTTCCCTTCTGGGGGGTTCCGGTAAGTTTTGgttttaagaaaataatatCATGATGGGAAGTGCTCATAAAGTTGAAAGTTGCATGAGTTTCATGTCTTACTTTTCACTTTTGGTACCAGATAATTGCAATACTGTTACCGCTTGCCATCATTGTTGTCTACTACTTCATCAGAAGGGATGTCTATGATCTGCACCATGCCATTTTAGGTAATACTTCTGTCTTTATTCGTGATTCATATCTTGGACAGCGGATTTGCATGTTGTTGTATCCTGATATCACTTCCACTTTTCATGTTCATTCAGGCCTTCTGTTTTCTGTCTTTATAACCGCCGTTTTAACTGATGCAATCAAAGATGGTGTTGGACGACCTCGTCCGGACTTCTTTTGGCGTTGTTTCCCTGATGGAAAAGGGGTGGGACTTCTAACAtcttcaatttttctttctttttgatatTCTCTTGACATAAACTTTTACTGTTAGTTCTTGGTCCTACTTGCTTATACACACAGTAACATGTAAGTAATCCATGTCCAGGTGTTTGATCCTGTCACAAAGAATGTCGTGTGTACTGGAGAGAAGAGTGTCATTAAGGAAGGACACAAAAGCTTCCCAAGCGGGCATACTTCATGTAAGAACCTTACTAATTTTATGAAACTGTACATGAATATAGGGATTTGTCTGTGTGATATCAAACCCCATTTCTGTAGGACATGTTTTATTCTCCCAGATTTGCTTTCTCATTTATACAGTACTTTATGGGAGTTGGGTATGCTATCCATCtattttctttccttcattTGCGGGTGGGGCCATTTTTCTCTACTGCTTTGGATTTTTTGCTTGCTCATTTGGTTTTTTCTTCTGTTATCTGTATCACCGCAACATTAATTGAAAAGACATTCTGGTTTTCCACATGCAGGGTCCTTTGCAGGTCTTACTTTCATTGCATGGTACTTGTCAGGGAAAGTGAGGGTGTTTGATCGCAAGGGGCATGTTGCAAAACTCTGTATTGTCTTTTCTCCATTACTACTTGCAGCACTGGTAGCAGTTTCTCGAGTTGATGACTACTGGCATCACTGGCAAGATGTTTTTGCTGGAGGTCTTCTAGGTACTTTGCCTGCTTATGGAACCGCTTTAAAGAtatttagagaaaaaaaaaaaattacttttttattattattttcatttcttataatgtgtaattttttcttttggtgcaGGAGtcattgtttcttcattttgttaCTTGCAATTCTTTCCACCACCATATGATACTGATGGTATGCAATACTTGAGAGTTGTTTTTCTAAACTTATTAAGCTTTGGTTCTGTCCTGTAttacccccttttttttttttgtgagaataAAGTCCTGTATTACCCTTTGCCTACATTGGGGCGGGGAtttgataattttgaaattgGTATCTGACAATGGAACTATGCGGCTGAAGAAATGCCAGACATTAGTCTTTGTCTTCATTGCCTAGGTGTTCAGATTTTATAGAGTTCATGAGCCTTTTGTTTTCCTTCAACGGAAAAATTCTGTTTTCTACAGTTAATTATTATTTGAGGAACTAAGTTAAATATCCGCACATTAGCAGTTCAAAATTATTGTTCACGTTTCTTTTCTATTTGGATGGGCAGGTTGGGGACCTCATGCGTACTTCCAGATGCTGGCAGACTCTGGAAATGCTCAGCCACCGTCCACTAACGCAAGTAGTCTTAATGTACAGCAAGCAGAACTGGAGAGTATATATATCCATCATCATCAGGTTGTTGAAGCATCACAAACCAGCAGTGGAGACACAAACCCCATGCTAAATGGTGGGAGAATACACTAGCTCTAGGCAGTATGCTGCAACTGCAGAAAGTAGTAAAGAGTTAGTGATCAGATAGATGTTCATACTCTAGGATCCGCGGATGCTTGAATTTCACTACAGATTCTGAAATCTATAATCCGTACCATATGTAGACCACTTTTTTCTTCATCTGGGACCATCCCTTTTTTTGCTTAAGTTTCATTAATTGATTTGTTTTAGGATTTTTCTTGACGTTCATATTACATTGCTTCTAGATGCTTGTTTGTCTGAAGAGTGAAGAGTCTTCCAAGTTTGGACATATGCAAGTGATACATTGCAATTAAATGTTTGTTTGAATTGTACAGTTACTGTCTAGAAGGCACCCCAGAATTAATTTTGGTCTGACTGGGATAGGCCCCAGATACCAGAATTTGGGGACTAGCCTACCAAACTAGTCGACTTCAGACCAAGGAGAAGAAACAAACCGCAGGACTTCATTACTCTCACGTATCACCTACCTGCTTGTATTTGGAATCTGGGAAGCAAATTTGCCAATTCTCATTTCACATCTAATTGGACTGCAGTTAACCACGTGTTAATTTCCATAAGCATGTTTAGCCCAAAATTTTGTCAAATAAAAAAAGGAGCTCGATATTTCTCTTTTTCAGATGAACTCAACTACTCATCGACTCGACTCTTCTGAACAATAGAGTAGTCTTCCTAAGCTAGCAGTACCTCCTTTGCTTTAAGAAGTTGTTTTAAGGTGTTGAAAACAAAAATGATCGTCTTTTGTTGTTTCGGGCACATGGGCGGGCAAAGATATAATGCTAATTACGCTATGTAGTGAAAACGATATGCGCTAAATAAATCTGATTATCAAGACCTAATTGGTGATTGAGAGAAGAATGGTTTAAAATGAAAGTGATGGGGGATCAGCTCTATGAAATATTGCAATTTGCAAGAATCCCATCAAGAATTCTTATTTATACAGCAAAGAGAACCATAGAAAATAGGAGATCAAGCTTCCTTTTTGATTTATTCATGGCATATTTCCTTGGGATAGAATACAAAAGTTAAGGTGACTTGTTCAAATAGTCTAGAGAGTATAAAGAAACATCAATTTAGATATTGAAATAGCACAGAAGTTCTTCTGGATCATGATGCACCTATTGCCAAGCAACCACTTTCTATTGGTATGTACGGAATAGTCATATTGGAGTCAGAATTAGAGCATAGGACCATGGAATTAGAGACCATTTGTTAATCATATAGATAGATTATACCATGGATTGGATATATTAGTCTGAAAGTACTAGGATGAAACAAATACGcctagggggggggggggggggggggaggggggtgAATAGGCTATTCTCACAGAAATCACCCTTTCTTTTAACTCAAAAAGTAACAGACAATACTAAGGATTGAAACACAGGTATGGATCCCAAAAAAGCAGTGAGATAACTAGGCAAACAAAGATAATCACAAACACACAGCAACCAAGAAACCAGAATTGTTTGCGCAATAAAAACCTCAACAATGAGGAAACAACTGTGGGGCCTTTAAGGTTAATGACCCTAATGAAAACAAATCACTAGATGGGAGAATACAAGTTCTTTACAAACAACCCAAAGCTCTGACCTCGGCTTACTTACTAGACGCACTAGTAGATTGTCTGATCAAGTCCTCGTAGATCTTCACACCCTTTGAATAGTCTTCACTGATTGATAGGTGCTGACCTCGACCTTCAACCTTGCACGCACATCAACGACTCCAACTGACCTCGAGAGCactttgatgtgaagaatgtaaTGAATGATGAATGTGTTTGACTCAATGATCTACTTAAGCATGGAACAAGTAGTTCATAGACTCGAATATGAAGCACCCAGTTTCTCACAAACAAATGGAAAACTTTGACTCAATAGATGCACAAATTCTTATTCGCTTCAAGGTCACAAAATGGATGGCTATACacgttgtatatatatatttcagacTCCCCCTAAAACCTTGGACGATAAAGACTCCAAAACCTAATTGACTCCTAATATGGAAGGAACAAATCATAAAAAGAtattcaacaagtaaacatgATTCTATTCTTAATAAAGACGATAAGACTTAACAAATCAAATCATGTAGAGAAATATCATTTTACGACGCAACTAATGTATGCGCACAAAacgtgaaaaagaagaaataacaTCCAACGACCTGACTTGACAGGGATTGCAGAACATATTGCAATCCCAGTATGCATGTAGATTGACCTTTATGAAATGCAAATGCATATACTCTTACCTGGAGTGCATCGAAGAGTCAGCTGGAGCATTGTATGACCATATATCTCTTTCAGTTTACACTTGATAACTCTAGTAGACCTATGATTCTAGCTTTTGTATTAGGAATGCCAATATACAATAAAATCTATACTAACATAGTCAAATTAAGCCCAAGCATACTCTATCAGATAAAGTTATCATTATTCAATTATTGGATGATACTATAGTAATAGCCTTTGCCTGGCCAGACACTCAGGCAGACATTATTGACCAAGTACACCAATTCTCACTTGTTAGTGAGTTTCGTTGAATTTAGGTGGCTTCTGAGTCGTTTTCTGCAGCGAGTTTCGGCTCAGTTGAAATGCCAGTGAGATAGATTTCCGAGTTCTTTTCATCATTTTTCGGATGCTAGTCTCGCTGTTTTTGATGTCAAATAACCATTAGATATTTAGAATGCTTTTAGGAACGTTTTATGTTCCAGATTGTTTTCGGAATTAGTATTTACTAGCGTTCTTAGGTAGCTTAGAAGTATTACGAATCATATTTCCTAGctgttggtaagagcctccaggtgtggaacccccacacctgggttcgaatcccgccgacgctgcttattggagttaaatcccaatatattcttggtggccaggggggaggaagtGTTCTGACAAGATCTCCctagcacggattagtctccgggcctaggaagcctttgaggacaccgtgtgattgacaaataaaaaaaaaataaatttcctaGCTGTTTTAGTATTATTCTAGCCATTGTTGTCTGAGAAAGCTTCCTAAAACTCCCTGTTCTCAATTCTCTCCTTAATTTCTCCCTGTTATCTTCTTAATTCTCTCCTTTCTCCCTATTCTCTTCTCAATCTTCCACCTgttattctttcttttctacaTCCTAATTCACTGATCACCAACTCCTACATCACTTTTATTTTCGGTAGGATTAGTGCATAAGTTTGTATAATTGCCGTTTTATTACGTTGGATAGTATAGTTGCTAAGCAGTGTCTTTTTTTCCCTGGTTAGTCAAAAATGCTGGAGATTCAGTTGCGTTCTCACACCGTAAGGTCTCATGGAGTTCAAGTGGCGAGGTTTCATATGCATGATTGGCTGATTCTGGTGGTTCTTGCGGCCATATATCTTGGTCTGAACTTGATAGAGCCTTTTCACCGCTTTGTTGGAGAGGATATGATGACAGACCTGAAATACCCATTGAAAGGCAATACAGTTCCCTTCTGGGGTGTTCCGGTAAGTTTTGgttttaagaaaataatatCATGATGGGAAGTGCTCATAAAGTTGAAAGTTGCATGAGTTTCATGTCTTACTTTTCACTTTTGGTACCAGATAATTGCAATACTGTTACCGCTTGCCATCATTGTTGTCTACTACTTCATCAGAAGGGATGTCTATGATCTGCACCATGCCATTTTAGGTAATACTTCTGTCTTTATTCGTGATTCATATCTTGGACAGCGGATTTGCATGTTGTTGTATCCTGATATCACTTCCACTTTTCATGTTCATTCAGGCCTTCTGTTTTCTGTCTTTATAACCGCTGTTTTAACTGAAGCAATCAAAGATGGTGTTGGACGACCTCGTCCAGACTTTTTTTGGCGTTGTTTCCCTGATGGAAAAGGGGTGGGACTTCTAACATCttcagtttttctttctttttgatatTCTCTTGACATAAACTTTTACTGTTAGTTCTTGGTCCTACTTGCTTATACACACAGTGACATATAAGTAATCCATGTCCAGGTGTTTGATCCTGTCACAAAGAATGTCATGTGTACTGGAGAGAAGAGTGTCATTAAGGAAGGACACAAAAGCTTCCCAAGCGGGCATGCTTCAGGTAAGAACCTTACTAATTTTATGAAACTGTACATGAATATAGGGATTTGTCTGTGTGATATCAAACCCCATTTCTGTAGGACATGTTTTATTCTCCCAGATTTGCTTTCTCATTTATACAGTACTGTATGGGAGTTGGGTATGCTATCCATCtattttctttccttcattTGCGGGTGGCATTTTTCTCTACTGCTTTGGATTTTTTGCTTGCTTATTTGGTTTTTTCTTCTGTTATCTGTATCACTGCAACATTAATTGAAAAGACATTCTGGTTTTCCACATGCAGGGTCCTTCGCAGGTCTTACTTTCATTGCATGGTACTTGTCAGGGAAAGTGAGGGTGTTTGATCGCAAGGGGCATGTTGCAAAACTCTGTATTGTCTTTTCTCCATTACTTCTTGCAGCACTGGTAGCAGTTTCTCGAGTTGATGACTACTGGCATCACTGGCAAGATGTTTTTGCTGGAGGTCTTCTAGGTACTTTGCCTGCTTATGGAACCGCTTTGAAGAtatttagagaaaaaaaaaagttactttttattattattttcatttattATAATGTGTGATGTTTTCTTTTGGTGCAGGAGtcattgtttcttcattttgttaCTTGCAATTCTTTCCACCACCATATGATACTGATGGTATGCAATGCTTGAGAGTTGTTTTTCTAAACTTATTAAGCTTTGGTTTTGTCCTGTAttgcccctttttttttttttttttttttttgtgagaataAAGTCCTGTATTGCCCTTTGCCTACATTGGGGCGGGGAtttgataattttgaaattgGTATCTGACAATTGAACTATGCGGCTGAAGAAATGCGAGACATTAGTCTTTGTCTTCATTGCCTAGGTGTTCAGGTTTTATAGAGTTCATGAGCCTTTTGTTTTCCTTCAACGGAAATATTCTGTTTTCTACAGTTAATTATTGTTTGAGGAACTAAGTTAAATATCTGCACTTTAGCAGTTCAAAATTATTGTTCACGTTTCTTTTCTATTTGGATGGGCAGGTTGGGGACCTCATGCGTACTTCCAGATGCTGGCAGACTCTGGAAATGCTCAGCCACCGTCCACTAACGCAAGTAATCTTAATGTGCAGCAAGCAGTGCAGCAAGCAGATCGAACTGGAGAGTATATATATCCATCATCATCAGGTTGTTGAAGCATCACAAACCAGTAGTGGAGACACAAACCCCATGCTAAATGGTGGGAGAATACACTAGCTCTAGGCTGTGAGTATGCTGCGACTGCAGAAAGTAGTAAAGAGTCAGTGACCAGATAGATGTTCATACTCTAGGATCCGCGGATGCTTGAATTTTACTACAGATTCTGAAATCTATAATCCATACCATATGTAGACCATTTTTTTCTTCATCTGGGACCATCCCTTTTTTTGCTCAAGTTTGATTAATTGATTTGTTTTAGGATTTTTCTTGATGTTCATATTACATTGCTTCTAGATGCTTGTTTGTCTGAAGAGTGAAGAGTCTTCAAGTTTGGACATATATATACAAGTGATACATTGCAATTAGGCAATTAAATGGTTG
Coding sequences within:
- the LOC133709920 gene encoding lipid phosphate phosphatase 2-like isoform X2; this translates as MPEIQLRSHTVRSHGVQVARFHMHDWLILVVLAAIDLGLNLIEPFHRFVGEDMMTDLKYPLKGNTVPFWGVPIIAILLPLAIIVVYYFIRRDVYDLHHAILGLLFSVFITAVLTDAIKDGVGRPRPDFFWRCFPDGKGVFDPVTKNVVCTGEKSVIKEGHKSFPSGHTSWSFAGLTFIAWYLSGKVRVFDRKGHVAKLCIVFSPLLLAALVAVSRVDDYWHHWQDVFAGGLLGVIVSSFCYLQFFPPPYDTDGWGPHAYFQMLADSGNAQPPSTNASSLNVQQAELESIYIHHHQVVEASQTSSGDTNPMLNGGRIH
- the LOC133709921 gene encoding lipid phosphate phosphatase 2-like, yielding MLEIQLRSHTVRSHGVQVARFHMHDWLILVVLAAIYLGLNLIEPFHRFVGEDMMTDLKYPLKGNTVPFWGVPIIAILLPLAIIVVYYFIRRDVYDLHHAILGLLFSVFITAVLTEAIKDGVGRPRPDFFWRCFPDGKGVFDPVTKNVMCTGEKSVIKEGHKSFPSGHASGSFAGLTFIAWYLSGKVRVFDRKGHVAKLCIVFSPLLLAALVAVSRVDDYWHHWQDVFAGGLLGVIVSSFCYLQFFPPPYDTDGWGPHAYFQMLADSGNAQPPSTNASNLNVQQAVQQADRTGEYIYPSSSGC
- the LOC133709920 gene encoding lipid phosphate phosphatase 2-like isoform X1; protein product: MPSKMPEIQLRSHTVRSHGVQVARFHMHDWLILVVLAAIDLGLNLIEPFHRFVGEDMMTDLKYPLKGNTVPFWGVPIIAILLPLAIIVVYYFIRRDVYDLHHAILGLLFSVFITAVLTDAIKDGVGRPRPDFFWRCFPDGKGVFDPVTKNVVCTGEKSVIKEGHKSFPSGHTSWSFAGLTFIAWYLSGKVRVFDRKGHVAKLCIVFSPLLLAALVAVSRVDDYWHHWQDVFAGGLLGVIVSSFCYLQFFPPPYDTDGWGPHAYFQMLADSGNAQPPSTNASSLNVQQAELESIYIHHHQVVEASQTSSGDTNPMLNGGRIH